From Mya arenaria isolate MELC-2E11 chromosome 1, ASM2691426v1, a single genomic window includes:
- the LOC128235013 gene encoding uncharacterized protein LOC128235013 gives MHSLGRTLQEFSFGIVGENWPTSIQELRHVTTLQVGPLSLSTLPDHAFIHMPLVKLTFAETNLEAIPHVICRINQLRSLEFNTTNVVDFATMVPHCATGGHHYEGLHSLTLAGTDLYELPMNIFSSFPHLTSLRIYDLKDASSSNINNIQFPSNNKIRHLGLDSNNLVSIPRSITTLPHLQSLDLARNQIQCGCLMSWMLHWEGRQNVNITGECENYNMSIADFIDTKLKTFCH, from the coding sequence ATGCACAGCCTGGGAAGGACTCTTCAAGAATTCTCGTTTGGAATTGTCGGAGAGAATTGGCCAACGTCAATACAAGAACTACGACATGTGACAACATTGCAAGTAGGCCCATTGTCACTGTCCACTTTGCCGGACCATGCATTTATACACATGCCGCTAGTAAAACTGACCTTCGCCGAAACAAATCTTGAAGCCATTCCGCACGTCATTTGCAGAATCAATCAACTCCGCTCTCTGGAATTCAACACAACCAACGTTGTCGACTTTGCCACGATGGTTCCCCATTGCGCAACAGGTGGTCATCATTATGAAGGTCTTCACTCCCTGACGTTAGCTGGCACTGACCTGTACGAACTACCAATGAACATCTTCTCATCTTTTCCGCACCTGACCTCGCTGCGAATCTACGACCTGAAAGACGCATCCTCGAGCAATATTAACAACATTCAATTTCCATCGAATAACAAGATTCGGCACCTCGGACTTGATTCGAATAATCTTGTCTCGATTCCTCGCAGCATAACAACACTGCCGCATCTTCAGTCTCTTGACTTGGCGAGAAATCAGATTCAGTGCGGGTGCTTGATGTCGTGGATGCTACATTGGGAGGGTCGACAGAACGTCAACATCACCGGGGAATGTGAAAACTACAATATGAGCATCGCCGACTTTATTGACACAAAACTGAAGACATTTTGTCATTAG